In Streptomyces venezuelae, the sequence GAGCTTGCGAAGTCCACTGAGCACCCTTTCGAGCAGTGTCACGTCTGGCTGGCCACCGGCAGACTCGTCGCCGCCGGGCTGGTGAATGGCGACAAGGCCCGCCTCCGCCAGGTCGGCGACGAGGATGCGGGCGACACCAAGAGGAATGGAGAGAAGTGCCGAGATCTCCGCTACGGATTTGATCTCCTGGCACAGGCGGCAGATCCGCTGGTGCTCGGGCAACTGCCCTTGCAGACGCGCGGGATCCGCCGTGGTACTGACCAGCGCCTCGATGGCGAGCTGGTAGCGCGGCCGAGTCCGGCCGCCGGTCATCGCGTACGGACGCACCAGCGGGTTGTGGGCCTTCGGAGCGGGCTGTCGCGCGGCGCGCGGCGGCTGCTGCTGAGGCATCTGGGGCTGTCCGTACTGCTGCTGCTGGTAGGGGTTCTGCTCCGGCACGGGCCGGCTCGGCGCGGAGGGAAAGTTGAAGCGGTTCTGGTCGTGCCCACCCTGCGGCTGCTGCGCGCCGCCATAAGGATGTCCTCCGGGTGTTGTCACGTTTCCTCCTCCGACTCCAAGTGCGCAGTACTCCCTGTGGAACCGCGCCACCGCACCCTATGGTGCGATGGCGCGAAACGCACTGCCTGTTTGCTAGTTGAGAAGACTTCCCTGCAGTTCGGCGCGCAGGTCCGGGGTGAGGACACTGCCCGCGCGATCCACCAGAAGAGCCATCTCGTAGCCCACGAGGCCGATGTCGCACTCCGGGTGCGCGAGCACCGCGAGGGACGATCCGTCCGAGACGGACATGAGGAAAAGGAATCCCCGGTCCATCTCGACCACCGTCTGGTTGACGGCGCCACCCTCGAAGATGCGCGAGGCACCGGCGGTCAGCGAGGTCAGTCCGGAGGCCACGGCCGCCAGCTGATCGGCGCGGTCGCGCGGAAACCCGTCGGACATCGCCAGAAGAAGGCCGTCGGCGGAGACCACCACCGTGTGGGACACCCCGGGGGTGTTGTCCACGAAGTTGGTGATCAACCAGTTCAGGTTCTGTGCCGCCTGGCTCATCGGGCTCACACTAACGCTCCTGGTCATAGC encodes:
- a CDS encoding DUF742 domain-containing protein, whose translation is MTTPGGHPYGGAQQPQGGHDQNRFNFPSAPSRPVPEQNPYQQQQYGQPQMPQQQPPRAARQPAPKAHNPLVRPYAMTGGRTRPRYQLAIEALVSTTADPARLQGQLPEHQRICRLCQEIKSVAEISALLSIPLGVARILVADLAEAGLVAIHQPGGDESAGGQPDVTLLERVLSGLRKL
- a CDS encoding roadblock/LC7 domain-containing protein, translating into MSQAAQNLNWLITNFVDNTPGVSHTVVVSADGLLLAMSDGFPRDRADQLAAVASGLTSLTAGASRIFEGGAVNQTVVEMDRGFLFLMSVSDGSSLAVLAHPECDIGLVGYEMALLVDRAGSVLTPDLRAELQGSLLN